Proteins from a genomic interval of Polaribacter sp. Q13:
- a CDS encoding biopolymer transporter ExbD, which produces MARRENPEINAGSMADIAFLLLIFFLVTTTMNVDSGVSKKLSEKPPADYVPPIIKEKNIFEVNINRNNELLVEGERMEIKDLKEAAIDFIDNGGGEGKVENGVATGPCNYCKGERSESSSDHPNKAIISVQSDRLTEYGTYLTVQDQLLKAYSFLRNRLSVEKYKVPFEELEKEYKDNMTNENLKKKVEFIKTAYPQIISDQEPTK; this is translated from the coding sequence ATGGCAAGAAGAGAGAATCCAGAAATTAATGCAGGTTCTATGGCAGATATTGCCTTCTTGCTGTTAATCTTTTTCTTAGTAACAACAACAATGAATGTGGATTCAGGAGTTTCTAAAAAACTTTCTGAAAAGCCGCCAGCAGATTACGTACCACCGATTATTAAAGAGAAGAACATTTTTGAGGTAAACATTAATAGAAATAATGAGCTTTTAGTTGAAGGCGAAAGAATGGAAATTAAAGACCTTAAAGAAGCCGCTATCGATTTTATAGATAATGGTGGAGGTGAAGGTAAAGTTGAGAATGGTGTTGCTACTGGACCATGTAATTATTGTAAAGGTGAAAGAAGCGAGTCTTCTTCAGATCATCCTAACAAAGCAATTATTTCGGTGCAAAGTGATAGATTAACAGAGTATGGAACGTATTTAACAGTTCAAGATCAATTGTTAAAAGCATATAGTTTTTTAAGAAATAGGTTAAGTGTTGAGAAATATAAAGTACCTTTTGAAGAGCTTGAAAAAGAGTATAAAGACAATATGACTAACGAGAATTTGAAGAAAAAGGTTGAGTTTATTAAAACTGCTTATCCTCAAATTATATCAGATCAAGAACCAACAAAATAA
- a CDS encoding MotA/TolQ/ExbB proton channel family protein, with amino-acid sequence MKKVVNVLSVTGFMFFGAIQSTFAQEAAEESKTFHQELKQRFIEGGPEFMGIVLVALILGLAIAIERIIYLNMATTNTKKLVASVDDALSSGGIEAAKEVCRNSKGPVASIFYQGLDRVDEGVDAAEKAVVSYGGVQMGLLEKNISWLSLFIALAPMLGFMGTVIGMIQAFDMIAVANDISPGVVAVGIKVALLTTVFGLVVAIILQIFYNYIVSKIDSIVNNMEDASIQLIDLLVKYKK; translated from the coding sequence ATGAAAAAAGTAGTAAATGTCCTATCCGTAACAGGATTTATGTTTTTTGGAGCTATTCAATCAACTTTCGCACAAGAAGCAGCTGAAGAGTCAAAAACTTTCCACCAAGAATTAAAACAACGTTTTATTGAGGGTGGCCCAGAATTTATGGGAATTGTATTAGTAGCCTTAATATTAGGTTTAGCAATTGCAATTGAAAGAATTATTTATTTAAACATGGCAACAACGAATACTAAGAAATTAGTAGCAAGTGTAGATGATGCTTTAAGTTCTGGTGGTATAGAAGCTGCTAAAGAAGTTTGTAGAAACTCTAAAGGACCAGTTGCATCTATCTTTTATCAAGGTTTAGATAGAGTAGATGAAGGAGTAGATGCTGCAGAAAAAGCAGTAGTTTCTTATGGAGGTGTTCAAATGGGACTTTTAGAGAAAAATATTTCTTGGTTATCTTTATTTATTGCTTTAGCACCGATGCTTGGGTTTATGGGTACGGTAATTGGTATGATTCAGGCCTTTGATATGATTGCAGTAGCAAATGATATTTCTCCTGGTGTTGTAGCTGTAGGTATTAAAGTAGCTTTATTAACAACTGTATTTGGTTTAGTTGTGGCTATTATTCTTCAAATTTTTTATAATTATATCGTTTCTAAAATCGATAGTATTGTAAATAACATGGAAGATGCATCTATTCAATTGATAGATTTATTAGTGAAATATAAAAAATAA
- a CDS encoding asparaginase, protein MTTKPNILLIYTGGTIGMMKDYKTNALKAFDFSQIVEKIPELQQLNCNIESISFEEPIDSSNMNTRYYIDIVEIIEENYKKFDGFVVLTGSDTMAYTSSAISFMLENLQKPIIFTGSQLPIGDLRTDAKENLITSIEVACAYKNGKPIVSEVCLYFEYKLYRANRTTKISSELFEAFTSLNLPPLAESGVHLKFNEHLIHQLETEETDLIVRKNLVDEVVILKLFPGISNLVVESILNIPNLKGVVLETYGSGNAPNSDKFIALLKEAIGKGVKIINVTQCKSGRVMMGHYDTSLLLKEIGVINGRDITTESAIGKLMYLLDKNLSANEFKHFFEKSLRGELTDNYHF, encoded by the coding sequence ATGACAACAAAACCGAACATATTACTGATATATACAGGAGGAACAATTGGTATGATGAAAGACTATAAAACAAATGCATTAAAAGCATTTGATTTTAGTCAGATAGTAGAAAAGATACCCGAGTTGCAACAGTTAAATTGTAATATAGAAAGTATTTCTTTTGAAGAACCTATAGATTCATCAAACATGAATACTCGTTATTATATAGATATAGTAGAAATTATTGAAGAAAATTATAAGAAATTTGATGGTTTTGTAGTCTTGACAGGTTCCGATACAATGGCATACACATCTTCTGCTATCAGTTTTATGTTAGAGAATTTACAAAAGCCAATTATTTTTACAGGATCTCAATTGCCTATAGGAGATTTAAGAACCGATGCAAAAGAAAATTTAATTACTTCTATAGAGGTTGCATGTGCCTATAAAAATGGAAAGCCAATAGTTTCTGAAGTTTGTTTGTATTTCGAATATAAATTATATAGAGCCAATAGAACAACTAAAATAAGTTCAGAATTATTTGAAGCGTTTACTTCTCTAAATTTACCTCCATTAGCAGAAAGTGGCGTGCATCTTAAATTTAATGAGCATTTAATCCATCAATTAGAAACAGAAGAAACGGATTTAATTGTTAGAAAAAATTTAGTTGATGAGGTTGTTATTTTAAAATTATTTCCTGGAATATCAAATTTGGTAGTAGAAAGTATTTTAAATATACCTAATTTAAAAGGAGTAGTTTTAGAAACCTATGGTTCTGGAAATGCGCCAAATTCTGATAAATTTATAGCTTTACTTAAAGAAGCTATAGGTAAAGGAGTCAAAATTATAAATGTTACCCAATGTAAAAGTGGTAGAGTGATGATGGGACATTATGATACCAGTTTGTTGCTTAAGGAGATAGGTGTTATTAATGGTAGAGACATTACTACAGAGTCTGCTATAGGCAAGTTAATGTACTTATTAGATAAAAACTTATCAGCGAATGAGTTCAAACATTTTTTTGAAAAATCATTAAGAGGTGAATTAACTGATAATTATCATTTTTAA
- a CDS encoding zinc metallopeptidase yields the protein MIGFYILIGAIALASWLVSNTLKNKFKKYSKIQLRNGMSGAEIATKMLADNGIFNVKVISTPGRLTDHYNPADKTVNLSESVYNQRNAAAAAVAAHECGHAVQHAKAYSYLTMRSQLVPIVSVTSKFSQWLVIGGLIMGAASGATGIGFYIAIAGLVFMGFATLFSFITLPVEYDASNRALAWLENNNMVSQEELAGATDALKWAARTYLVAALGSLASLLYWGLQILGGRD from the coding sequence ATGATAGGATTCTATATTTTAATTGGCGCTATAGCTTTGGCAAGTTGGTTGGTTAGTAACACTTTAAAAAACAAGTTTAAGAAATATTCTAAAATTCAGCTTAGAAACGGAATGAGTGGTGCAGAAATTGCCACAAAAATGTTGGCTGATAACGGCATTTTTAACGTAAAAGTAATTTCTACTCCTGGTAGATTAACAGACCATTACAATCCTGCAGATAAAACGGTTAATTTAAGTGAATCTGTGTACAACCAGAGAAATGCGGCTGCGGCTGCAGTTGCTGCGCATGAGTGCGGACACGCCGTACAACATGCAAAAGCGTATAGTTATTTAACAATGCGATCTCAGTTAGTACCAATTGTAAGTGTTACTTCTAAATTCTCTCAATGGTTGGTAATTGGTGGTTTAATTATGGGAGCAGCTTCTGGAGCTACCGGAATCGGTTTTTACATTGCCATTGCTGGTTTAGTTTTTATGGGTTTTGCAACACTTTTTAGTTTTATTACTTTACCTGTAGAATATGATGCTAGTAATAGAGCATTAGCTTGGTTAGAAAACAACAACATGGTTTCTCAAGAAGAATTGGCTGGTGCTACAGATGCTTTAAAATGGGCTGCTAGAACGTATTTAGTAGCCGCTTTAGGTTCTTTAGCGTCTTTATTATATTGGGGTTTACAAATTTTAGGAGGAAGAGATTAG
- a CDS encoding TonB-dependent receptor: MKTLKITIFFFFGILPSFSQHKISGKIVDQQHQVLPYANIVLYETGSKKSPIGAVSNDKGIYKLENISSGKYRIEISMLGFETENIKEFDLNSNKTFNRTLKEESQTLNEVVVKSKRPIIKQTAEKLIVDLEKSEMVNTSLQDVMRKVPGVLVTNNGISVAGNSGVRILINGKTTEYMDVETLLRDFPADNISKIELVEQPGAEYEASGTGAIINIILKKNVQLGTHGSTNLWVGEDEGFEYGAGFSIASYKNKLNWQTNVNYSQPTWRDDLFLDRTVENETYNQETIEPNNPTSFNFGGSIDYYINDKHSFGLGAQISSRNSDRITSSKTIITDATTTNTLFSENSFDTNRKNFNINPYYQYKTETDKLVIDFNYIDYANDNANILSETPGSTISFDDRKYIQNGKYSIKTYKADYTKTFSDNLKVSAGTRYANVTTDNDLQSFNNTNGTFEFDEDTSSQFLIDENIFALYSKINATAGKWSFSGGLRYENSNTDGTSIFMDNGTEIITVKKRPIKKVFPSASVSRKLTEVLGASLSYSYRIQRPSYSSLNSFETYLDHYSAGEGNPNLTPAYTNNYQFNLTYEGQPFFTIGYSKTDDIIFKLIKQDNKTAQIRRQDVNVENSDNWNFRLFAPLNFTKGLEGYTGFIVTNKEYQSSTYGVDLNKWNLIWFIQANYQLPWDVNFELSANYGTGALEGPIEVDWLAGLDFSFGKKFLDDKLKVNLGFNKMLNRGFIGTIDYGNGLAAVNSNGSRQNIQLKMVYSFGSKFGKKKESRNSNNDEENRIGDDN, translated from the coding sequence ATGAAAACTTTAAAAATTACCATCTTTTTTTTCTTCGGAATATTACCTAGCTTTTCTCAACACAAAATAAGCGGAAAAATAGTTGATCAACAACATCAAGTTTTACCTTATGCTAATATTGTTTTATATGAAACAGGAAGTAAAAAAAGCCCAATAGGAGCAGTTTCTAACGATAAAGGAATCTATAAATTAGAAAACATTTCTTCAGGAAAATATAGAATTGAAATTTCTATGTTAGGTTTCGAAACTGAAAACATTAAAGAATTTGATCTCAATTCTAATAAAACCTTCAACAGAACTTTAAAAGAAGAATCTCAAACTTTAAATGAAGTTGTTGTAAAAAGCAAAAGACCTATCATAAAACAAACTGCAGAAAAGTTAATTGTAGATTTAGAAAAATCTGAAATGGTAAATACCAGCTTACAAGACGTTATGCGCAAAGTGCCTGGTGTTTTGGTAACTAATAACGGAATTTCTGTAGCTGGAAATAGTGGCGTTAGAATTCTAATCAACGGAAAAACGACAGAATATATGGATGTTGAAACGTTATTAAGAGATTTTCCTGCAGATAATATATCTAAAATTGAATTGGTAGAACAACCGGGCGCAGAATACGAAGCTTCTGGTACTGGTGCAATTATCAATATAATTTTAAAGAAAAATGTACAATTAGGAACTCATGGAAGTACAAATCTTTGGGTTGGTGAAGATGAAGGCTTTGAGTATGGAGCAGGTTTTTCTATTGCTAGTTACAAAAACAAACTAAATTGGCAGACAAATGTAAATTACTCTCAACCAACTTGGCGAGATGATTTATTTTTAGATAGAACTGTAGAAAACGAAACCTACAATCAAGAAACAATAGAACCTAACAATCCTACGAGTTTTAACTTTGGCGGTAGCATCGATTATTATATTAACGATAAACATTCTTTTGGCCTTGGAGCACAAATAAGTTCTAGAAATTCCGATAGAATTACAAGTAGTAAAACCATTATTACAGATGCAACTACAACCAACACATTGTTTTCTGAAAACAGTTTTGATACAAATCGTAAAAACTTTAATATCAATCCTTATTATCAGTACAAAACAGAAACTGATAAATTAGTCATAGATTTTAATTATATAGATTATGCAAATGACAACGCCAATATATTATCTGAAACCCCAGGAAGTACAATTTCTTTTGACGACAGAAAATACATACAAAACGGAAAGTATTCTATTAAAACATACAAAGCAGATTATACAAAAACATTTTCCGATAACTTAAAAGTAAGTGCAGGTACACGTTACGCTAATGTAACTACTGATAATGATTTACAATCTTTTAACAATACAAATGGTACTTTCGAATTTGATGAAGATACAAGTAGTCAGTTTTTAATTGATGAAAACATTTTTGCTTTGTATTCTAAAATAAATGCTACTGCCGGAAAATGGTCTTTTTCTGGAGGATTGCGTTATGAAAACAGTAATACAGATGGTACTTCCATCTTTATGGATAACGGAACAGAAATAATAACCGTTAAAAAAAGACCAATTAAAAAAGTATTTCCAAGTGCTTCCGTTAGTAGAAAGCTGACTGAAGTCTTAGGAGCAAGTTTATCTTATAGTTATAGAATACAAAGACCTTCTTACAGTAGTTTAAACTCTTTTGAAACATATTTAGACCATTATTCTGCAGGTGAAGGAAACCCAAATTTAACACCAGCTTACACCAATAATTATCAATTTAATTTAACCTATGAAGGACAACCTTTTTTTACGATAGGTTATAGCAAAACAGATGATATTATTTTTAAATTGATAAAACAAGATAACAAAACTGCACAAATACGTAGACAAGACGTAAATGTAGAAAACAGTGACAACTGGAATTTTAGATTATTTGCTCCTTTAAATTTCACAAAAGGCTTAGAAGGTTATACTGGTTTTATTGTTACGAATAAAGAGTATCAATCTTCTACTTACGGCGTAGATTTAAACAAATGGAATTTAATTTGGTTTATACAAGCTAATTATCAATTACCTTGGGATGTTAATTTTGAATTAAGTGCAAATTACGGAACAGGTGCCTTAGAAGGTCCAATTGAAGTAGACTGGCTTGCTGGATTGGATTTTTCTTTCGGTAAAAAGTTCTTAGACGATAAACTAAAAGTAAATCTAGGTTTTAACAAAATGCTAAACAGAGGATTTATTGGGACTATTGATTATGGAAATGGACTAGCTGCTGTTAACAGCAATGGTTCTAGACAAAACATTCAATTAAAGATGGTGTATAGTTTTGGTTCTAAATTTGGAAAGAAAAAAGAGAGTAGAAACTCTAATAACGATGAAGAAAATAGAATTGGTGATGATAATTAA
- a CDS encoding sensor histidine kinase, with translation MNTKLNKSDFLILSSYFIVSFILQGKGYLDRGALVREYFIDFPVEIISVTSIIFLFTFWLIPKVVAQKKYILFLVYGLLILIFITGIDYVIGFWSGANNWDKFPKGINLILLLISLGTQQAAFPFALFLAKKFYEGQTEYLKIEKQQKENELKLLRSQIDPHFLFNNLNTLDSLIDSNPEKAKEYINRLSLIYRYLIKTKDAEVMELSSEVEFAKNYIFLINTRFGDDYEFTIEENTSLVDKFIPTGAIQTLLENVVKHNKSDGNNPIITTIKINDGWLIITNSKSKINSKEESFGTGLENLKTRYKLLSDEKIKITDIETKFEAFIPIIKLSN, from the coding sequence ATGAATACAAAACTAAATAAATCTGATTTTTTAATTTTAAGTTCTTACTTTATTGTCTCATTTATTCTTCAAGGAAAAGGGTATTTAGATAGAGGCGCTTTAGTACGAGAATATTTTATAGATTTCCCTGTAGAAATTATAAGCGTTACAAGTATTATCTTTTTATTCACTTTTTGGCTTATTCCAAAAGTTGTAGCACAAAAAAAATATATTTTATTTTTAGTTTACGGACTTCTAATTTTAATTTTTATAACAGGAATCGATTACGTTATAGGTTTTTGGTCGGGCGCAAATAATTGGGATAAATTTCCAAAAGGTATTAATTTAATTTTACTATTAATAAGTCTAGGTACGCAACAAGCTGCATTTCCGTTTGCTTTATTTCTAGCTAAAAAATTCTATGAAGGTCAAACCGAATACTTAAAAATTGAAAAACAACAAAAAGAAAACGAATTAAAATTATTACGTTCGCAAATAGACCCTCATTTTTTATTCAATAATTTAAATACTTTAGATAGTTTAATTGATAGTAATCCCGAAAAAGCAAAAGAATACATTAATAGATTATCTTTAATTTACAGATATTTAATAAAAACGAAAGATGCCGAAGTAATGGAACTTTCTTCAGAAGTTGAATTCGCAAAAAATTACATTTTTTTAATAAATACTAGATTTGGTGATGATTATGAGTTCACTATTGAAGAAAACACTTCTTTGGTTGATAAATTTATACCAACAGGAGCCATACAAACTTTATTAGAAAACGTTGTAAAGCATAACAAATCAGACGGAAACAACCCGATAATAACAACAATTAAAATTAATGATGGTTGGTTAATTATTACCAATTCTAAATCTAAAATAAACTCTAAAGAAGAATCTTTTGGTACCGGTTTAGAAAACTTAAAAACACGCTATAAATTGCTTTCCGATGAAAAAATAAAAATTACTGATATCGAAACAAAGTTTGAAGCTTTTATCCCCATCATTAAGTTAAGTAATTAA
- a CDS encoding LytTR family DNA-binding domain-containing protein, which yields MNILILEDEIPAYQKLTKCLNSFFDIKITHDWGRSIVDGKKFLKENSYDFILSDIQLLDGTSFDLFNNSKIEAPIIFCSAHDDYLFQAFNTNGIAYILKPYSQTDFDKAIHKYQSLFNKGDYNPLNNSTIDALKSALQEEYTTYKKRFVIKKASGIQLLNAIDIALVSASGDFCLVIDKDGKRHTISQNLGSMYLQLNPKKFFKINRSEIVNIDFIEKIESHFKNRLLISVKQHKEKVMTSSSTTADFRKWLES from the coding sequence ATGAATATTTTAATCTTGGAAGACGAAATTCCGGCATATCAAAAACTAACAAAATGTTTAAACAGTTTTTTTGATATAAAAATCACTCACGATTGGGGAAGATCTATTGTAGATGGAAAAAAGTTTCTAAAAGAAAATTCATACGATTTTATTTTGTCTGATATTCAGTTGTTAGATGGTACTTCTTTTGATTTATTTAATAATTCAAAAATTGAAGCGCCAATTATATTTTGTTCTGCACATGACGATTATTTATTTCAGGCATTTAACACAAACGGAATTGCATATATTTTAAAACCTTATTCTCAAACCGATTTTGACAAAGCCATTCATAAATATCAATCTTTATTTAATAAAGGAGATTACAATCCTTTAAACAACAGTACCATTGATGCTTTAAAATCTGCTTTACAGGAAGAATACACAACATATAAAAAACGATTTGTAATAAAAAAAGCATCTGGAATTCAATTGTTAAATGCAATAGATATTGCTTTAGTTTCTGCTTCTGGTGATTTTTGCTTAGTGATTGATAAAGATGGAAAACGCCATACAATATCACAAAATTTAGGAAGTATGTATCTGCAATTAAACCCTAAAAAGTTCTTTAAAATTAATAGAAGTGAAATTGTAAACATCGATTTTATAGAGAAAATAGAAAGTCATTTTAAAAATCGATTGCTGATTTCTGTAAAACAACACAAAGAAAAAGTAATGACAAGCTCTTCTACAACTGCAGATTTTAGAAAATGGTTGGAGAGTTAA
- the lepA gene encoding translation elongation factor 4, which produces MKNIRNFCIIAHIDHGKSTLADRLLEYTGAVTDREKKDQLLDNMDLERERGITIKSHAIQMDYTHNGEQYVLNLIDTPGHVDFSYEVSRSIAACEGALLIVDAAQSIQAQTISNLYLALENDLEIIPILNKVDLPSANPEEVTDDIVDLLGCDPEEVIHASGKTGFGVENILAAIIDRVPAPKGDPDAPLQALIFDSVYNSYRGIETYFRVLNGEIKKGQQIKFMATGKNYFADEVGTLKLEQVVRKSVKTGDVGYLITGIKTAKEVKVGDTITDAINPTQEIIDGFEDVKPMVFAGIYPVDTEDFEELRYSMEKLQLNDASLVFVPESSAALGFGFRCGFLGMLHMEIIQERLEREFNMTVITTVPNVSYHAYTKKNPNEILLLNNPTDLPDPSRLDRVEEPFIKASIITKSDFVGQVMSLCIEKRGEIVNQTYLTTERVELIFDMPLAEIVFDFYDRLKTVSKGYASFDYSPIGMRESKLVRVDILLNGSGVDALSALLHADNAYTIGKKIVEKLKELIPRQQFDIPIQAAIGAKIIARETTKALRKDVTAKCYGGDISRKRKLLEKQKKGKKRMRQVGNVEIPQEAFMAVLKLND; this is translated from the coding sequence ATGAAAAACATTAGAAACTTTTGCATTATCGCACATATAGATCATGGTAAAAGTACGTTAGCAGATAGATTATTAGAGTACACAGGTGCTGTAACAGATCGTGAAAAGAAAGATCAGTTACTAGATAATATGGATTTAGAACGCGAACGCGGAATTACCATAAAATCGCACGCTATCCAAATGGATTATACCCATAATGGAGAACAATATGTCTTAAATTTAATTGACACTCCTGGTCACGTAGATTTCTCATACGAAGTTTCTAGATCAATTGCCGCTTGTGAAGGCGCATTGCTAATTGTAGATGCTGCACAAAGCATACAAGCACAAACAATTTCTAATTTATATCTAGCTTTAGAGAACGATTTAGAAATTATTCCTATTTTAAATAAAGTAGATTTACCTTCTGCAAATCCAGAAGAAGTAACAGACGATATTGTAGATCTATTAGGTTGCGACCCAGAAGAAGTGATTCACGCAAGTGGAAAAACAGGTTTTGGAGTCGAAAATATTTTAGCTGCAATTATTGATAGAGTTCCTGCTCCAAAAGGAGATCCAGATGCGCCTTTACAAGCCTTAATTTTCGATTCTGTTTACAATTCTTATCGTGGAATTGAAACTTATTTCCGTGTTTTAAACGGAGAAATTAAAAAAGGACAACAAATTAAGTTTATGGCTACGGGTAAAAATTATTTTGCCGATGAAGTTGGTACTTTAAAGCTAGAGCAAGTTGTAAGAAAATCTGTTAAAACAGGTGATGTAGGTTATTTAATAACAGGAATTAAAACAGCAAAAGAAGTAAAAGTAGGAGATACAATTACAGATGCAATAAACCCAACTCAAGAAATAATTGATGGTTTCGAAGATGTAAAACCAATGGTTTTTGCAGGGATTTATCCGGTAGACACAGAAGATTTTGAAGAATTGCGTTATTCTATGGAAAAACTGCAATTAAATGATGCTTCTTTGGTTTTTGTACCAGAAAGTTCTGCCGCTTTAGGTTTTGGTTTCCGTTGTGGATTCTTAGGAATGTTACACATGGAAATTATTCAAGAACGTTTAGAACGTGAGTTTAATATGACGGTTATTACAACCGTTCCCAACGTTTCTTACCATGCGTATACCAAGAAAAACCCGAACGAAATATTACTTTTAAATAATCCTACAGATTTACCAGATCCATCGAGATTAGATAGAGTAGAAGAGCCTTTTATTAAAGCAAGTATTATTACAAAGTCAGATTTTGTTGGACAAGTAATGAGTTTGTGTATCGAAAAACGTGGCGAAATTGTAAATCAGACCTACTTAACCACAGAAAGAGTAGAATTGATTTTCGATATGCCTTTGGCAGAAATTGTTTTCGATTTTTACGATCGTTTAAAAACGGTTTCTAAAGGATATGCTTCTTTCGATTATTCGCCAATTGGTATGAGAGAATCGAAATTAGTAAGAGTAGATATTTTATTAAACGGTTCTGGAGTAGATGCACTTTCTGCGTTATTACACGCAGATAATGCGTATACGATTGGTAAGAAAATTGTAGAGAAATTAAAAGAATTAATTCCTCGTCAACAGTTCGATATTCCTATTCAGGCAGCAATCGGAGCAAAAATTATTGCACGTGAAACTACCAAAGCATTACGTAAAGATGTTACTGCAAAATGTTATGGTGGAGATATTTCGCGTAAACGTAAGTTGTTAGAAAAGCAGAAAAAAGGTAAAAAGAGGATGCGTCAGGTTGGTAATGTAGAAATTCCACAAGAAGCATTTATGGCTGTTTTAAAGTTGAATGACTAA
- a CDS encoding EF-hand domain-containing protein gives MGAKEDILKKINFLITDKFQSPAEAFLFFDKDKDGKLNKGEVKDLLKDADISGFFRGIVAGELIKGYDKSGDECISLDEFKVAIAELERDL, from the coding sequence ATGGGAGCAAAAGAAGATATTTTAAAAAAAATTAATTTTTTAATTACTGATAAATTTCAAAGTCCAGCAGAAGCTTTTCTTTTTTTTGATAAAGATAAAGACGGAAAATTAAACAAAGGTGAAGTAAAAGATTTACTAAAGGACGCTGATATCAGTGGTTTTTTTAGAGGAATTGTAGCCGGTGAATTGATAAAAGGATATGACAAATCTGGTGATGAATGTATAAGCCTAGATGAATTTAAGGTTGCCATTGCAGAATTAGAAAGAGATTTGTAA
- the dusB gene encoding tRNA dihydrouridine synthase DusB, translated as MIKIGNIELPDFPLLLAPMEDVSDPPFRALCKEQGADVVYTEFISSEGLIRDAAKSIMKLDIYEKERPVGIQIFGANLESMLKTVEIVEKSKPDIIDINFGCPVKKVVSKGAGAGILKDIDLMVSLTEAMVKHTNLPITVKTRLGWDHDSIRIVEVAERLQDVGCKAISIHGRTRAQMYKGEADWKPIAQVKNNQRMHIPVFGNGDVTSPEKAMEMRDSYGLDGCMIGRAAIGYPWFFNEVKHFFNTGEHLAKPTIAQRVEMARRHLQMAIDWKGPVLGVFETRRHYTNYFKGIPHFKEYRMKMVTSDDAKDVFATFDEVEAKFGNTIIPQF; from the coding sequence TTGATTAAAATTGGCAACATAGAATTACCAGACTTTCCTTTATTACTTGCTCCAATGGAGGATGTATCGGACCCACCATTTAGAGCCTTATGCAAAGAACAAGGAGCAGATGTGGTATATACCGAGTTTATTTCTTCTGAAGGATTGATTCGTGATGCGGCAAAAAGCATTATGAAATTAGATATCTATGAAAAAGAACGTCCGGTAGGAATTCAGATTTTTGGAGCCAATTTAGAATCGATGTTAAAAACAGTCGAGATTGTAGAAAAATCGAAGCCAGATATTATTGACATCAACTTTGGTTGCCCTGTTAAAAAAGTAGTTTCTAAAGGCGCAGGAGCAGGAATTTTAAAAGACATAGATTTAATGGTTTCATTAACTGAAGCGATGGTAAAACACACTAATTTACCTATTACAGTTAAAACTCGCCTTGGTTGGGATCATGATTCTATTAGAATTGTAGAAGTTGCAGAACGTTTGCAAGATGTAGGTTGTAAAGCAATTTCTATTCATGGTAGAACACGTGCCCAAATGTATAAAGGTGAGGCAGATTGGAAACCAATTGCCCAGGTTAAAAACAATCAAAGAATGCACATTCCTGTTTTTGGAAATGGAGATGTAACTTCTCCAGAAAAAGCGATGGAAATGAGAGATTCTTACGGTTTAGACGGCTGTATGATTGGTAGAGCTGCTATTGGGTATCCTTGGTTTTTTAACGAAGTAAAACATTTTTTTAACACTGGAGAACATTTAGCAAAACCAACAATTGCACAACGTGTAGAAATGGCAAGAAGGCATTTGCAAATGGCCATTGACTGGAAAGGACCTGTTTTAGGAGTTTTTGAAACTAGAAGACATTACACTAATTACTTTAAAGGAATTCCGCATTTTAAAGAATACAGAATGAAAATGGTAACTTCTGACGATGCAAAAGATGTGTTTGCTACGTTTGATGAAGTGGAAGCTAAGTTTGGGAATACCATTATTCCGCAGTTTTAA